The Primulina eburnea isolate SZY01 chromosome 6, ASM2296580v1, whole genome shotgun sequence genome contains a region encoding:
- the LOC140834588 gene encoding SPX domain-containing membrane protein At4g22990-like isoform X1, which translates to MVAFGKKLKERQIPEWQGYYINYKLMKKKVKQYANQIEAGALDRRHVLKDFSRMLDKQIEIIVLFMLEQQGLLATRIAQLNEQQDAIQEEPDISKISELREAYRAVAQDLLKLLFFVETNAIGLRKILKKFDKRFGYKFTDDYVTTRANHPYSQLQGIFKHVGLGAVVGAISRNLADLQDRQGSYLSIYDQPPLSIEDPVVDLMQSAVDRLTNSTNLLNFLGQHALIMHDELPSPAEEHIDDQSYHFMSLLLNLVNTFLYMVNTYIIVPTADDYSMSLGAAATVCGIVIGSMAVAQIFSSVYFSAWSNKSYFRPLIFSSMVLFVGNLMYALAYDLNSISVLLLGRLFCGFGSSRAVNRRYISDCVPLKIRMQASAAFVSASALGMACGPALAGLLQTNFKIYGITFNQNTLPGWVMALGWLMYLVWLWISFIEPVHETETNQDRQESSAEEHEKVEKGLVQPLLLTSVENEDGDGDEECDMSEESLEDSHRPANSLVAAYRLLTPSVKVQLLIYFMLKYAMEILLSESSVVTTYYFGWTTSRVSIFLACLGLTVLPVNIIVGSYISIMYQDRQILLAAEIVVFLGILFSFQFIIPYSVPQYVCSGLIMFVSAEVLEGVNLSLLSRVMSSRLSRGTYNGGLLSTEAGTIARVIADATITLAGYLGESKLLNITLVPSLVICMVSIVATCFTFNSLY; encoded by the exons ATGGTTGCATTCGGCAAAAAGTTAAAGGAAAGACAAATTCCAGAATGGCAAGG ATACTACATCAACTACAAATTGATGAAGAAAAAAGTGAAGCAGTATGCTAATCAGATTGAAGCTGGAGCACTGGATCGTCGTCATGTCCTCAAGGATTTCTCAAGAATGTTGGATAAACAG ATTGAAATTATCGTTCTCTTTATGTTGGAACAGCAAGGCCTCCTCGCAACCAGGATCGCACAGCTTAATGAGCAACAAGATGCTATTCAGGAGGAGCCCGACATATCGAAAATATCTGAGTTGCGAGAAGCTTATAGGGCAGTGGCGCAAGATCTTCTAAAGCTTCTATTCTTCGTTGAAACGAACGCCATTGGTCTGAGGAAGATACTCAAAAAATTTGATAAGAGATTCGGCTACAAGTTCACAGATGATTATGTGACAACTCGTGCTAATCATCCCTATTCCCAGCTTCAGGGAATATTCAAACACGTG GGATTGGGAGCTGTTGTTGGAGCTATTTCTCGCAATCTTGCAGATCTCCAGGACCGCCAAGGAAGCTATTTATCAATTTATGACCAGCCTCCACTTTCAATTGAG GATCCAGTAGTTGATTTAATGCAATCAGCTGTTGATAGATTAACCAACTCAACAAATCTCCTCAACTTTTTGGGTCAACATGCATTGATTATGCATGACGAGTTGCCTTCTCCCGCTGAAGAACATATAGATGATCAGAGTTACCATTTCATGTCACTTCTTCTGAATCTGGTGAACACTTTTCTTTACATGGTTAATACATATATTATTGTTCCAACAGCAGACGACTACTCTATGAGCCTTGGAGCAGCAGCAACTGTCTGCGGTATTGTGATTGGGTCAATGGCAGTTGCACAGATATTTTCTTCTGTGTATTTCAGTGCTTGGTCTAATAAGTCGTACTTCAGACCCTTGATATTTAGCAGCATGGTCCTTTTTGTGGGAAATCTGATGTATGCATTGGCTtatgatctcaattcaatttcaGTACTTTTGCTTGGTCGACTATTTTGTGG TTTTGGTTCTTCCAGAGCCGTTAATCGCCGCTACATAAGTGATTGTGTACCACTTAAAATTCGCATGCAGGCTTCAGCAGCTTTTGTTAGTGCTAGTGCTCTAGGAATGGCCTGTGGGCCTGCACTTGCTGGTTTGCTCCAAACTAACTTCAAGATTTATGGAATCACATTTAATCAAAACACTTTACCTGGTTGGGTGATGGCTCTGGGCTGGTTAATGTATTTGGTATGGCTGTGGATCTCATTCATAGAACCTGTTCATGAGACTGAAACCAATCAAGACCGACAAGAATCTAGTGCTG AAGAGCACGAGAAGGTTGAAAAGGGTCTTGTACAACCACTACTTTTAACATCAGTTGAAAATGAAGATGGTGACGGAGATGAAGAATGTGACATGAGTGAAGAGTCTTTAGAGGACTCACATCGACCAGCCAATTCACTTGTAGCTGCTTATCGGTTATTGACACCTTCTGTAAAG GTTCAGCTGTTGATCTACTTTATGCTTAAATATGCAATGGAGATTCTACTTTCAGAATCAAGTGTTGTCACAACCTACTATTTTGGGTGGACAACAAGCAGAGTGTCAATTTTTCTTGCTTGCCTTGGCCTAACAGTTCTTCCAGTGAATATTATTGTTGGAAGTTACATAAGCATTATGTATCAGGACAG GCAAATATTATTGGCAGCAGAAattgttgtcttcttgggtATACTTTTCAGCTTCCAGTTTATAATCCCATACTCTGTGCCACAATATGTCTGCTCTGGTCTCATCATGTTTGTATCTGCTGAAGTATTAGAAG GGGTAAACCTGTCGCTCCTCTCGAGAGTCATGTCATCCAGGCTTTCTCGCGGAACATACAACGGTGGCCTATTATCGACAGAAGCTGGGACAATTGCTCGAGTGATTGCAGATGCAACAATCACCCTAGCAGGATATTTGGGGGAGAGTAAGCTCTTAAACATCACCCTCGTACCTTCGCTTGTGATTTGCATGGTGTCTATAGTAGCTACATGTTTTACCTTCAATTCTTTGTACTAA
- the LOC140834588 gene encoding SPX domain-containing membrane protein At4g22990-like isoform X2, with protein MVAFGKKLKERQIPEWQGYYINYKLMKKKVKQYANQIEAGALDRRHVLKDFSRMLDKQIEIIVLFMLEQQGLLATRIAQLNEQQDAIQEEPDISKISELREAYRAVAQDLLKLLFFVETNAIGLRKILKKFDKRFGYKFTDDYVTTRANHPYSQLQGIFKHVGLGAVVGAISRNLADLQDRQGSYLSIYDQPPLSIEDPVVDLMQSAVDRLTNSTNLLNFLGQHALIMHDELPSPAEEHIDDQSYHFMSLLLNLVNTFLYMVNTYIIVPTADDYSMSLGAAATVCGIVIGSMAVAQIFSSVYFSAWSNKSYFRPLIFSSMVLFVGNLMYALAYDLNSISVLLLGRLFCGFGSSRAVNRRYISDCVPLKIRMQASAAFVSASALGMACGPALAGLLQTNFKIYGITFNQNTLPGWVMALGWLMYLVWLWISFIEPVHETETNQDRQESSAEHEKVEKGLVQPLLLTSVENEDGDGDEECDMSEESLEDSHRPANSLVAAYRLLTPSVKVQLLIYFMLKYAMEILLSESSVVTTYYFGWTTSRVSIFLACLGLTVLPVNIIVGSYISIMYQDRQILLAAEIVVFLGILFSFQFIIPYSVPQYVCSGLIMFVSAEVLEGVNLSLLSRVMSSRLSRGTYNGGLLSTEAGTIARVIADATITLAGYLGESKLLNITLVPSLVICMVSIVATCFTFNSLY; from the exons ATGGTTGCATTCGGCAAAAAGTTAAAGGAAAGACAAATTCCAGAATGGCAAGG ATACTACATCAACTACAAATTGATGAAGAAAAAAGTGAAGCAGTATGCTAATCAGATTGAAGCTGGAGCACTGGATCGTCGTCATGTCCTCAAGGATTTCTCAAGAATGTTGGATAAACAG ATTGAAATTATCGTTCTCTTTATGTTGGAACAGCAAGGCCTCCTCGCAACCAGGATCGCACAGCTTAATGAGCAACAAGATGCTATTCAGGAGGAGCCCGACATATCGAAAATATCTGAGTTGCGAGAAGCTTATAGGGCAGTGGCGCAAGATCTTCTAAAGCTTCTATTCTTCGTTGAAACGAACGCCATTGGTCTGAGGAAGATACTCAAAAAATTTGATAAGAGATTCGGCTACAAGTTCACAGATGATTATGTGACAACTCGTGCTAATCATCCCTATTCCCAGCTTCAGGGAATATTCAAACACGTG GGATTGGGAGCTGTTGTTGGAGCTATTTCTCGCAATCTTGCAGATCTCCAGGACCGCCAAGGAAGCTATTTATCAATTTATGACCAGCCTCCACTTTCAATTGAG GATCCAGTAGTTGATTTAATGCAATCAGCTGTTGATAGATTAACCAACTCAACAAATCTCCTCAACTTTTTGGGTCAACATGCATTGATTATGCATGACGAGTTGCCTTCTCCCGCTGAAGAACATATAGATGATCAGAGTTACCATTTCATGTCACTTCTTCTGAATCTGGTGAACACTTTTCTTTACATGGTTAATACATATATTATTGTTCCAACAGCAGACGACTACTCTATGAGCCTTGGAGCAGCAGCAACTGTCTGCGGTATTGTGATTGGGTCAATGGCAGTTGCACAGATATTTTCTTCTGTGTATTTCAGTGCTTGGTCTAATAAGTCGTACTTCAGACCCTTGATATTTAGCAGCATGGTCCTTTTTGTGGGAAATCTGATGTATGCATTGGCTtatgatctcaattcaatttcaGTACTTTTGCTTGGTCGACTATTTTGTGG TTTTGGTTCTTCCAGAGCCGTTAATCGCCGCTACATAAGTGATTGTGTACCACTTAAAATTCGCATGCAGGCTTCAGCAGCTTTTGTTAGTGCTAGTGCTCTAGGAATGGCCTGTGGGCCTGCACTTGCTGGTTTGCTCCAAACTAACTTCAAGATTTATGGAATCACATTTAATCAAAACACTTTACCTGGTTGGGTGATGGCTCTGGGCTGGTTAATGTATTTGGTATGGCTGTGGATCTCATTCATAGAACCTGTTCATGAGACTGAAACCAATCAAGACCGACAAGAATCTAGTGCTG AGCACGAGAAGGTTGAAAAGGGTCTTGTACAACCACTACTTTTAACATCAGTTGAAAATGAAGATGGTGACGGAGATGAAGAATGTGACATGAGTGAAGAGTCTTTAGAGGACTCACATCGACCAGCCAATTCACTTGTAGCTGCTTATCGGTTATTGACACCTTCTGTAAAG GTTCAGCTGTTGATCTACTTTATGCTTAAATATGCAATGGAGATTCTACTTTCAGAATCAAGTGTTGTCACAACCTACTATTTTGGGTGGACAACAAGCAGAGTGTCAATTTTTCTTGCTTGCCTTGGCCTAACAGTTCTTCCAGTGAATATTATTGTTGGAAGTTACATAAGCATTATGTATCAGGACAG GCAAATATTATTGGCAGCAGAAattgttgtcttcttgggtATACTTTTCAGCTTCCAGTTTATAATCCCATACTCTGTGCCACAATATGTCTGCTCTGGTCTCATCATGTTTGTATCTGCTGAAGTATTAGAAG GGGTAAACCTGTCGCTCCTCTCGAGAGTCATGTCATCCAGGCTTTCTCGCGGAACATACAACGGTGGCCTATTATCGACAGAAGCTGGGACAATTGCTCGAGTGATTGCAGATGCAACAATCACCCTAGCAGGATATTTGGGGGAGAGTAAGCTCTTAAACATCACCCTCGTACCTTCGCTTGTGATTTGCATGGTGTCTATAGTAGCTACATGTTTTACCTTCAATTCTTTGTACTAA
- the LOC140834588 gene encoding SPX domain-containing membrane protein At4g22990-like isoform X3, translating into MVAFGKKLKERQIPEWQGYYINYKLMKKKVKQYANQIEAGALDRRHVLKDFSRMLDKQIEIIVLFMLEQQGLLATRIAQLNEQQDAIQEEPDISKISELREAYRAVAQDLLKLLFFVETNAIGLRKILKKFDKRFGYKFTDDYVTTRANHPYSQLQGIFKHVGLGAVVGAISRNLADLQDRQGSYLSIYDQPPLSIEDPVVDLMQSAVDRLTNSTNLLNFLGQHALIMHDELPSPAEEHIDDQSYHFMSLLLNLVNTFLYMVNTYIIVPTADDYSMSLGAAATVCGIVIGSMAVAQIFSSVYFSAWSNKSYFRPLIFSSMVLFVGNLMYALAYDLNSISVLLLGRLFCGFGSSRAVNRRYISDCVPLKIRMQASAAFVSASALGMACGPALAGLLQTNFKIYGITFNQNTLPGWVMALGWLMYLVWLWISFIEPVHETETNQDRQESSAEEHEKVEKGLVQPLLLTSVENEDGDGDEECDMSEESLEDSHRPANSLVAAYRLLTPSVKVQLLIYFMLKYAMEILLSESSVVTTYYFGWTTSRVSIFLACLGLTVLPVNIIVGSYISIMYQDRTRCYGKRRYFSSIMMSFPLKLANIIGSRNCCLLGYTFQLPVYNPILCATICLLWSHHVCIC; encoded by the exons ATGGTTGCATTCGGCAAAAAGTTAAAGGAAAGACAAATTCCAGAATGGCAAGG ATACTACATCAACTACAAATTGATGAAGAAAAAAGTGAAGCAGTATGCTAATCAGATTGAAGCTGGAGCACTGGATCGTCGTCATGTCCTCAAGGATTTCTCAAGAATGTTGGATAAACAG ATTGAAATTATCGTTCTCTTTATGTTGGAACAGCAAGGCCTCCTCGCAACCAGGATCGCACAGCTTAATGAGCAACAAGATGCTATTCAGGAGGAGCCCGACATATCGAAAATATCTGAGTTGCGAGAAGCTTATAGGGCAGTGGCGCAAGATCTTCTAAAGCTTCTATTCTTCGTTGAAACGAACGCCATTGGTCTGAGGAAGATACTCAAAAAATTTGATAAGAGATTCGGCTACAAGTTCACAGATGATTATGTGACAACTCGTGCTAATCATCCCTATTCCCAGCTTCAGGGAATATTCAAACACGTG GGATTGGGAGCTGTTGTTGGAGCTATTTCTCGCAATCTTGCAGATCTCCAGGACCGCCAAGGAAGCTATTTATCAATTTATGACCAGCCTCCACTTTCAATTGAG GATCCAGTAGTTGATTTAATGCAATCAGCTGTTGATAGATTAACCAACTCAACAAATCTCCTCAACTTTTTGGGTCAACATGCATTGATTATGCATGACGAGTTGCCTTCTCCCGCTGAAGAACATATAGATGATCAGAGTTACCATTTCATGTCACTTCTTCTGAATCTGGTGAACACTTTTCTTTACATGGTTAATACATATATTATTGTTCCAACAGCAGACGACTACTCTATGAGCCTTGGAGCAGCAGCAACTGTCTGCGGTATTGTGATTGGGTCAATGGCAGTTGCACAGATATTTTCTTCTGTGTATTTCAGTGCTTGGTCTAATAAGTCGTACTTCAGACCCTTGATATTTAGCAGCATGGTCCTTTTTGTGGGAAATCTGATGTATGCATTGGCTtatgatctcaattcaatttcaGTACTTTTGCTTGGTCGACTATTTTGTGG TTTTGGTTCTTCCAGAGCCGTTAATCGCCGCTACATAAGTGATTGTGTACCACTTAAAATTCGCATGCAGGCTTCAGCAGCTTTTGTTAGTGCTAGTGCTCTAGGAATGGCCTGTGGGCCTGCACTTGCTGGTTTGCTCCAAACTAACTTCAAGATTTATGGAATCACATTTAATCAAAACACTTTACCTGGTTGGGTGATGGCTCTGGGCTGGTTAATGTATTTGGTATGGCTGTGGATCTCATTCATAGAACCTGTTCATGAGACTGAAACCAATCAAGACCGACAAGAATCTAGTGCTG AAGAGCACGAGAAGGTTGAAAAGGGTCTTGTACAACCACTACTTTTAACATCAGTTGAAAATGAAGATGGTGACGGAGATGAAGAATGTGACATGAGTGAAGAGTCTTTAGAGGACTCACATCGACCAGCCAATTCACTTGTAGCTGCTTATCGGTTATTGACACCTTCTGTAAAG GTTCAGCTGTTGATCTACTTTATGCTTAAATATGCAATGGAGATTCTACTTTCAGAATCAAGTGTTGTCACAACCTACTATTTTGGGTGGACAACAAGCAGAGTGTCAATTTTTCTTGCTTGCCTTGGCCTAACAGTTCTTCCAGTGAATATTATTGTTGGAAGTTACATAAGCATTATGTATCAGGACAG GACAAGATGCTATGGAAAGAGAAGATATTTTTCATCAATAATGATGAGTTTTCCTCTCAAACTG GCAAATATTATTGGCAGCAGAAattgttgtcttcttgggtATACTTTTCAGCTTCCAGTTTATAATCCCATACTCTGTGCCACAATATGTCTGCTCTGGTCTCATCATGTTTGTATCTGCTGA